The Lycium ferocissimum isolate CSIRO_LF1 chromosome 8, AGI_CSIRO_Lferr_CH_V1, whole genome shotgun sequence DNA segment TCCCTTTTTTTGTTTAACCCATTTTGACCCTTCCATATCCGAACCCCCCGTTTGTCACTCCTAGGCATAAGAATCAATACAAATCAATAAAATCAGCAGAATTAGTGTCCTAACTGGGCTGTGCTTATTTGTAGCTTCACCAACTAGGGAAAGCATTGACAAACTTGTGGAATCTCATGGACACACCCCAGAAAGACCGTGTAAGATTCTCCAATGTAACTGCCTTGATATCATTGTCATCAGAAGCTATTTCCACTCCTGGAAGCCTTACCCTGGACATAATCCAGCAGGTCAGTGTGTTTATGATGTGTTTATGACTATTAATTATTTATCCTCCGGTACCACGAGGTAAGAGATTtgaaattcttttaaaattccAAGGCTGAGACAGAAGTCAGGAGACTGGATCAGCTAAAAGCAAGCAAGATGAAAGAGCTTTTCATTAGAAAACAAATAGATCTTGAGGAGATTTGCAAGCGATCCCACATGGAAGTTCCCTCACGGCTAGAGATGGAAAATATAATGAAACTAATGAACTCTGGTTGGTTCAATTTAACtgttccatttttttaattattaaggTGATATACTGTTTTTTGAAATTGAAACTGACCAAAACCTCCAAAAGGGGAGATTGACCATGCTGATCTCCTCGCAAGCATGGATAAACAGATATCACAAGCACAAGAAGAGGCATCTAGCAGGAGGGCTATAATGGAGAAGGTAGAAAAATGGATATTAGCTCGTGATGAGGAGCGATGGTTGGAAGAGTATAGCAGGGTCAGTTCCTTCACCTATAAGACTCGGTAGCCCATTCGCTTTTTTTCATCACATGTGCTCATCTtaaacatccatattttcaggACGATAACCGGTATTCTGTAAGCAGAGGTGCTCACAAGAATTTAAGAAGAGCAGAACGGGCCAGAGTCATGGTTAACAAAATACCAGGTATCAAAATATTTCTGCCAATGGCTTGCCATCACCAAAATCAGCCTAGTAATGGGCAGCCATAAAGCCTTTACAATTACTTAAACAACTACCTGTTGaatgaaagatgaataaatcAATGTACCAAGTTATGCCTCTACAAGTTAGACAGATccattattttataacaaagcTGAAAACTTGATTAGAGTCTTCATCAAGGATTTGTTCATTTTGTtgccttctttttttaattttatatgcaGCTTTGGTGGATATGCTGATAGCCAAGACTAAAAGCtgggaagaagaaagaaagaaaccttTTCTATATGATGAGGTAAGAAGTTAGTAACTAATATCCCCAAATAAAATACTTTTATTGGTTAGTACAAAGAATTACTCGCAGTTACAAAAAGGTTTGGGCTAACGTCTATCATTTGAAGCTAAGAGAAGCTGAATTGGATTTATCCAAGAtctttttaagtttttattcCTATAGACAATACAGAAGTCAGAAGCCAATGCTGATAGTATAAAACATCATGACAGTTCAGTGGCATCTCCAACCCTAGTCTACTTcatcaattatatatatgtgtttgcgTAGGTGAAAAAAGAGAGGGAGGGTATTCTTTATCTGGTGAGAATATAGACGATATTTTCGGTACAGACCAAGAAATGGCCTACAAAAAGTATGCCTGCTTTCAACATATTCTAAATGTGAAAAGACTCAACAAGAAGCATTGGAAAAATTAATAGAAACAGAATCAACGTTAGCATCTTAATGAACTAACTATAGGCCACATTAACCATTTTGAGTTCAAAAGAAGTACTCTCTcggtctcaatttatgtgacactctttcctttttagtcacacatttctatattttgtgACAACTGACTTTAAacttcctattttacccttaatgagatgatttataaccacacaaatatctatggcttattttagaccacaagtgtCAAAAGTCTCTATTTCACTCTTAAACTCTAAGAAGTGTGACCAGTCAAGCATCTTCACATAAACTCGAACAGAGGGAGCATAAAGTAAATTGGTCAGAAACTTGTGATGCAATGAAAAAGATTGCAGAATTTAGTCGAATATATTTCCAGAATGTTACTAATATGCGCCTATTAATAGGACATGTTCATCAACTTAAGACTCAAATGCTACTAGGAAGATACCAGCCACAACAAGCCCTACAAAGAGATGATATACAATATGCCCTTGGCCCTCCGATTATATATTAACGAATATATCATTTGGCCATATTCTAAGGTACCGCTGCTTGCAATGTTGGAAGAGTATAATTTGCAACGgaaagaaagagatgaagagaAACAAAGACAACGGGTAAGCACTGCAACGCATATAAagaatttcttttcttattcACTGTTCCACTTTTCTCTGTCTCTATGTACATTTTTAACttccaatattttcaacaacaaaatcTCAATCCCAAGCTAATTGAAATATTTCCAATCTATCCAACATtcacataaaataaatgaacaGTGAATACCTCAACTTAATCATTACCTCCTTTTACAAGATGTAATGTTGCTCTtgcaggaaaagaagaaagcgCAGAATCAGGTGCCAGTTGGGCAAGAAAATCTCTTTGTCCTAAGGCCAGGCACCAGCAGCAAACGTCTTTCTGATAGAAGCGTAAATGGAGGTTTCAACAATGCTACACCTGTGAATAGAAAGTCTTCTTTGGGTATACAACAAGTGGGATCAATGCCCATTAGCACACCACATCAGAGCATTTCTTTGTTTAAGGAAGCAAAGAAAGAACACCATACAAAGATCCTCTCCCGTAGTCGCTTTGTTTTTCATCCAGCAGATGATTCAGCTTCAGTAGTCTCATCATTTTCAGGCCCTTTTTCACCTTAGAGTTTGTGTGTGTTAATGATCTTGAATTTATTTGAGTTCACTAATTTGACGAAATCAGAAAATTCCTTAATAGGAAGAAGGTAGAATCATGCAAAAGGATAACTTACATTGTCTAGGATTTCTACAACTATGTCACCTTATTCAGAAGGACACAAATAGACAGGGGGAGCAACTTTCAGTGAAGTATTTGCCAATAAAAACCTATGTGGAGTGTCTTGTTACAAGAATCAATACATTCactctttgtttgtttttgctCAAAGGCTACTTTGTTAACCCGTTATGCATATTTCTTGGAACAAGCACATAAAGATGATGTGTTCTTCGCCCATGAGATCTTTTTGGAAAGATCACATTAGCCTGTATGTTATAATCAGCAGCATAAGTATTAATGAACAACCTCCCTTCTTTGGAAGGTTTTAATTTGAACATGTAAGAGCAAAATAACACaaatttttattcattgatcATTGGCGATGTGAAGTTGTTTATGTTACTCATTCGTGATATTTACTCATTCGTGAATTTACAACATTTAACTCACATTAGGAAGACTTAAGTCAGGCGAACCGCATTGTATGCAACAGGATTAAACTGCAATCATTCATCAAATCAGTGAGTTACTAATGCAGTAAAAACATTTGGCTCTTTTAGCCTTATAAAAGGATCAACTTAGTCTTCAACTTCGTTTTGAGAGACAAGCACCACATCTAGGTAAGGGCCTTACATAAGTAATGTAGTGATGGTTACAGGCTTTCTTTATTActcctttgtttcaatttgtttcaaaaagaatttcaCTTCCTATATTTAATAACTCTTACACCCAACATCGttcatgacatatttaagaGTTAAGACACATAATTTAAAGGGCATTGTGGTACATTACACACATGTTTAGTTTAAGAACTCATAATTCAAaagtttctttatttctttaactATATAGtgagtcaaactaagacaaacaaattcaaACGTATGGAGTAGTTTATATTCGTACAAAGGTCACACCCAAGGTTACAAGTTGGCAGTAGTAGATGAAGTGATAATCAGCAACTAATGCGGCAAAATCATAGATCGGCCTCTGTCAATACATAAATCATATGTCTAGGAAAATAACAATTTCTATtcaaattattaataataagtTCTACTATGGATGTGAATAACCATTACACACAACCATTCAAAACAGCATATAAAACACCGAGTTTTGAAGGATAAACCTACAAGAAAATTAGGATGTGGtatataaaagataaaatatgattattaaataataagtaaacacaaaatatgaaaaaataaataaggtaaTGAAGCGATCAGTCGTTACATAAAATGGAACTTTTCGTCAGtaagtaaataaaatttaagtaacaaccaaaacaaacattgtatttaaactaacaacacaatacaataggtaacaaccaccCAAAAAAGCTGTTAAGTGCATTTCTGAAAGAATGCCTCGATTCTTCGTGTTCCAGTAGGAACTGTCTTATCCGTCGATGATCGAGTACGATTCTGAACCTTCGAAGATGGATCAGACGGTTGTGAAGAAGGCAAGGGAAGCGAATCGAGAAGGAAATCACTCGTAGGTTGATGTCTTTTCACAGCAACTCTTAAATGCTCGAGTTTTACagtctttctcttcttctctaACGCGACTTGTGCAGATTTCTCAGCTAAGTGTTCGATGAAAAGTTCGGTAGAGCTAGCGATGAGATGTAAGGCTTCTGAGTTTACTTTGTTGATTTCTCTGTCgagtttcatgattttcttgactCGGCTTATCGGAATTTGGAGTTGGTGAGTCCCtaaggtggtggtggtggggttTTCTTGTTGATTTTCTTCGGCCATTGTTGTGGTGAATTATGCTAGTTGTTGATGAAGAGAATTGAAGTGGAAATTTGGGTTTTAAGGGTTGTGAATTTGGCGGGAAATGAGTTTTTGACTTGCCgccaattattattatttttttttcctgctaTTTCGAGGGTTATTGGGGAAACGAGTGAATTCCGTTTGGGCCATTTGGGGcttaaatttgagaaaattgcaCTTTTACCCTTCAAATGGCCCTTTAGCAATCAAATTTATGTTTCGGGGCTATTTATTCATGCGAGGCATAATTTATGAGATGTTATgatacgaaaatataaatttatgccccgtaaaaaaattgtttgttatgacgggcaaaaattaaagaccaacacaagATTGGAGTATAAGTGTCAATGACCCCTTAAATTTTGATTAGTCTCTATTGCTTTCTTGTAAATCTTTTTAGAGTTAGTTGCTCAAGTAATGTTAGTAATTGGCACGGTATGACAATTATGTCTAACAAGTGTATTTGTCCGCACTTTGCGCAGATTAAGTTTACAAAAGAATCCTTTTTAATATCTGAATATAATAGAtatcttaaaaattattttgacatCCAAAGCAGATTAATTTTTTAGTTTCAACCTGTTTTATTATTAACTAAGTCTTATTTTTCATCACTTGTTACACAAATGAAACTTTATTTTGTAGTTTAAATTTactcaaaaataaatatttaaagaaaGTAATGAATTCCAAATACCTAATTTTTTTATGTGCATGTGTTTAGCAAATTTTACATGATTTTTCCATGGTACATATGACATACACGTAGATATCTAACATATCTTTTCCTTTCATTAGGGATTTTAAATTTAGTgtattcataatttttttcgttgttttatttatataacCGAGATAAGTTTAAATAGAGAGACATGGACATTGAGAATTCATATAATCAATTGTAATTTATTACGGATTCAAacaattattattgttgttaaaTATAAAAGATTAAAGATAAGGTaaagaaaaacacaaaataatACGAAAGAGATCTTGACAGAGTTATCTTCTTCTAtttaaaatgtaatgatgtatATCAACccatttcatcatcatttatACCGCTTCTCTACTCTATGCGTATTACAAACGTTTTTAAAAGActatataaaacattttcacTATCATATCAGCATCTTCATCCTTCACTTCCCAACAACTCTTATACAACTATGCTTATTACAAACGTTTTAAAAGActatataaaacattttcacTACCCATCTTCATATCTCTCTTTCCAACAAAGTTTTACTTATTATCATTACCTTTATATCTCTCTGGACTACCTCTCAAAttgatttcaagaaaaaagtaTCACTATCACGTTAGTAATTACATAAGTGCAAACACAAATATATCAAATTAACATTATAGAGATCAAATGAGTGATTAAATTATAAACCATTATGAAGATGCCTATGATGATCACTTACATAAAAGCCTATCAGAAATTTAGCAcaagaataataaaatatcaaccAATGTAACATCACAAAGAGAAAACAACTTCATAAACAAATAGATTAAGATGTTACCATCGGCAGAATGAAAAGTCAACTAAATATTGATACcatcataaacataaatcaTTGTATCCCTTTCTCTTCTTGCAAACTCAGTTAGAAGTTCTATGAATTCAGATACATTTTTCTTTAGCAAGTACCAATAGAGTATGTGAAATATGAAGTATCAATGAAAAGTGAGAAGTATCAATAattatttgatatatataaacCCTTGTCCTTTGGCGTCTCACATAAGAATATAGCATGCCATTTTGTAGATTTATAATGACTAAATGCATTCTAACTACAATTTAACTCCAATCTTGCTCACCAGGATTATTCCTTCGGCCTCCCTTCTGAGAATAAATCGACGGCAAGGCTTCAAAACATATCACATCCTTTATATAAGCCATAATCCAATACTAATGTAACATAAAATAAGTATTGAAAACAACTTAGTAGTCTATTTAAAGAACTACGCATAcctaacaaaaaatatatacatacaggGTGCAAATGAAAAATCACCAAATTAGAAGGTCTAATACTCTCCAACTTTCGGGCATGAGAGGAGAATTGCAAactaaagcatcacaatagcACATGAATTAGGAAAAATGAGGGGAGCTCAGATAACGaatataaaagaagataaaaCGGCATAGACCTTAACATGCATTAATTCTTCAGtttaattagaaaataaaattgaatattAATTTCCTTAACCGATAGTGTAGTGGGCTAGTAAATGTCATCAGTGAGAATTTAAGAGAAGGAAAAGTGGAGTATTAATTATTTAGTCATTTAATGTTGTtacaaaaatacataaagtttagtaggaaaaacaaaacaaaaaatatatagaaaagccaaaaatgagaaaaaagataaatatgaatctttagtcatagagaggtgccacatcaacttgtttatgcctagctttatattatatatagattgacGATAAAGAATCCATTCTTTAGCATATGTTATTTGATAGCACTAATTTAATATTTATGTACAAGATTTGGCACTTAATTACCAAAATCTTTCTCCTTAACAATAGGAAAACATATTGAGTGTCCTCTGTTTTCCCTAATATTTTCACCGgtcttttgaatattttctaTCAAGTCTCTCTATTCCCTTTTTCGGCTAAGATCTCCTGACTTTCACCAAAAATCTTACAATATTTTCTACCAAATCTCTCTACCACTTTTTTTAGCTAAGAATTCTTCATTGAGTTTGTGTTGGTATTGCAGTGCCACACAATTTTGTTGTTGGATTAGAATATTCTATCATTTTCAAGTTCTCCATTGATTTTTTGCCGATCAGGATCTAAAAACACCATTGAAAACCattgaaatttgatttgaattttcTCGATTCGTATCTGTGATTTGTCTTGACTGGGAATTGGGTTTTGTTGTGAACATCTTAAGGAGCTTGTATATCAATGTTGGATGTGTTTGGAGACGATTGGAGGTGAATATGAGCTGAATATCATATTAAAAACTTGAGGTTGAAAATGACATCATTTTTATATTCGTATAGTATCATGTGTATACCTCCACGTATATCAATGAATACAcaccatatatatgtacatccatgaaattttgtgtaatatatacttatatacatgatatataatGTGATATACACATATCACAGTTGCGtccataaatatttgtgtgtgATATATAGAATATACAATGTGATATACACCTATGGCAGAGCTTTTTCTAGGTCCGATTTTTGAAGCAAGTCCATATCACTTTTAGTCTTCCTCAAATTGTGTATATAACCTCTTCCATATGCTTTTCAAccaattccaacaatatccactcACACCCGCTCAATCCAAAAGGAGAAGGAGGTTGAAATTTGCAGAGAAAATTGAGTTTCCTATTAAATCCTCAATTATAATTGGAGATAATTATACAAAGCCAAATTTTTTGGGC contains these protein-coding regions:
- the LOC132067281 gene encoding 65-kDa microtubule-associated protein 8 isoform X2 yields the protein MIWDEVGDDEFEREKVLVDIEQECLDVYRRKVDNANISRARLHQELADSEAEFTHLLLLLDERSLPGRPEKMTGTLKEQLESIAPALREMRIRKEEKVKQFRAVQGQIQKISAEIAGQSEYNDSSSNVLVNGNDLSQKKLEEYQNELKRLQNEKIERLQKVENYISMIRSLAAMLGTDSSLIITKVHPSLNQLSGLSKNISDSILDKLGSTVQSLEADKKTRIEKLHQLGKALTNLWNLMDTPQKDRVRFSNVTALISLSSEAISTPGSLTLDIIQQAETEVRRLDQLKASKMKELFIRKQIDLEEICKRSHMEVPSRLEMENIMKLMNSGEIDHADLLASMDKQISQAQEEASSRRAIMEKVEKWILARDEERWLEEYSRDDNRYSVSRGAHKNLRRAERARVMVNKIPALVDMLIAKTKSWEEERKKPFLYDEVPLLAMLEEYNLQRKERDEEKQRQREKKKAQNQVPVGQENLFVLRPGTSSKRLSDRSVNGGFNNATPVNRKSSLGIQQVGSMPISTPHQSISLFKEAKKEHHTKILSRSRFVFHPADDSASVVSSFSGPFSP
- the LOC132067281 gene encoding 65-kDa microtubule-associated protein 8 isoform X1, coding for MGSVQTPIGIRSSALLETSCGYLLQELQMIWDEVGDDEFEREKVLVDIEQECLDVYRRKVDNANISRARLHQELADSEAEFTHLLLLLDERSLPGRPEKMTGTLKEQLESIAPALREMRIRKEEKVKQFRAVQGQIQKISAEIAGQSEYNDSSSNVLVNGNDLSQKKLEEYQNELKRLQNEKIERLQKVENYISMIRSLAAMLGTDSSLIITKVHPSLNQLSGLSKNISDSILDKLGSTVQSLEADKKTRIEKLHQLGKALTNLWNLMDTPQKDRVRFSNVTALISLSSEAISTPGSLTLDIIQQAETEVRRLDQLKASKMKELFIRKQIDLEEICKRSHMEVPSRLEMENIMKLMNSGEIDHADLLASMDKQISQAQEEASSRRAIMEKVEKWILARDEERWLEEYSRDDNRYSVSRGAHKNLRRAERARVMVNKIPALVDMLIAKTKSWEEERKKPFLYDEVPLLAMLEEYNLQRKERDEEKQRQREKKKAQNQVPVGQENLFVLRPGTSSKRLSDRSVNGGFNNATPVNRKSSLGIQQVGSMPISTPHQSISLFKEAKKEHHTKILSRSRFVFHPADDSASVVSSFSGPFSP
- the LOC132067282 gene encoding uncharacterized protein LOC132067282, whose protein sequence is MAEENQQENPTTTTLGTHQLQIPISRVKKIMKLDREINKVNSEALHLIASSTELFIEHLAEKSAQVALEKKRKTVKLEHLRVAVKRHQPTSDFLLDSLPLPSSQPSDPSSKVQNRTRSSTDKTVPTGTRRIEAFFQKCT